In Prevotella sp. oral taxon 475, one DNA window encodes the following:
- a CDS encoding peptidylprolyl isomerase: MKTRTKIFCGLSAMILAVVLSAHAKQGARRTAADNDSTRTPSVAKENPVVPETSVIDEVIWVVGDEPILKSDVEAARLQAEADGHKFKGNPDCSIPEQLAVQKLFLHQAAIDSLEVSESDISQGIEDQINYWIQLIGSKEKLEEYRKQSVSEMRQAMHDDFKNNRLITMMKDKLVADVKVSPADVRRYFNALPADSIPLVPTVVEVEIITQNPKVRQDEINRIKDQLREYTDRVTKGETTFATLARLYSEDPGSARQGGELGFTGRGTLDPAFAAAAFNLTDPKKISKIVETEFGYHIIQLIDKRGDKVNVRHILLKPRISQEEITNAEARLDSIAADIRSGKFTFEEGATFISDDKDTKNNHGLMAYTDQENRSLTSRFRMRDLPTEVARQVESMKVGDISQPFSMVNNRGKTVCAIVKLKSRVEAHKATITEDFQVMRNVVLAKEKEKKLHNWVVNKIKQTYVRMNDRYKGCDFEYQGWVK; the protein is encoded by the coding sequence ATGAAAACAAGAACAAAGATATTCTGCGGACTTTCTGCCATGATTTTGGCAGTAGTCCTTTCTGCCCATGCCAAACAAGGCGCACGGCGCACGGCGGCAGACAACGATTCTACTCGAACTCCCAGCGTAGCCAAGGAAAATCCCGTGGTGCCCGAGACCAGCGTGATAGACGAGGTGATTTGGGTTGTGGGCGACGAGCCCATCCTCAAATCCGACGTCGAAGCAGCCCGACTGCAAGCCGAAGCCGATGGGCATAAGTTCAAAGGCAACCCCGACTGTTCCATCCCCGAGCAACTGGCCGTTCAGAAGCTATTCCTCCATCAAGCCGCCATCGACAGTCTGGAAGTAAGCGAGTCGGACATCTCACAAGGCATCGAAGACCAAATCAACTACTGGATACAACTCATCGGTTCGAAAGAAAAGCTTGAAGAATATCGCAAACAAAGCGTCTCGGAAATGCGGCAGGCCATGCACGACGACTTCAAAAACAACCGCCTCATCACCATGATGAAAGACAAGCTCGTGGCCGACGTAAAAGTATCGCCCGCCGACGTGCGTCGCTACTTCAACGCCCTACCCGCCGACAGCATCCCCCTCGTGCCCACCGTAGTAGAAGTAGAAATCATCACGCAGAACCCCAAGGTGCGGCAAGACGAAATCAACCGCATCAAAGACCAACTCCGCGAATACACCGACCGCGTGACCAAAGGCGAAACCACCTTCGCCACCCTGGCACGCCTCTACTCAGAAGACCCTGGTAGCGCACGGCAGGGCGGAGAACTCGGCTTCACCGGTCGCGGAACACTCGATCCTGCCTTCGCCGCCGCAGCCTTCAACCTCACCGATCCAAAGAAAATCTCGAAAATCGTCGAGACAGAATTCGGCTATCACATCATCCAGCTCATCGACAAACGCGGCGATAAAGTCAACGTGCGGCACATTCTGCTCAAGCCCCGCATCTCGCAAGAAGAAATCACCAACGCCGAAGCCCGACTCGATTCCATCGCTGCCGACATCCGCAGCGGGAAATTCACCTTTGAAGAAGGAGCCACCTTCATCTCCGACGACAAAGACACGAAAAACAACCACGGGCTCATGGCCTACACCGACCAAGAAAATCGCTCCCTCACCTCCCGTTTCCGCATGCGCGACCTCCCCACCGAAGTCGCCCGTCAGGTAGAAAGCATGAAAGTAGGCGACATCTCCCAGCCCTTCTCCATGGTCAACAACCGCGGGAAAACCGTCTGCGCCATCGTCAAGCTCAAAAGCAGAGTAGAAGCCCACAAAGCCACCATCACCGAAGACTTCCAAGTGATGCGCAACGTCGTGCTCGCCAAAGAAAAAGAAAAGAAACTACACAACTGGGTAGTCAACAAGATCAAGCAAACCTACGTACGCATGAACGATCGCTACAAAGGTTGTGACTTCGAATATCAAGGTTGGGTGAAATGA
- a CDS encoding OstA-like protein, whose translation MKHLHPIHPHHSRHRGILASLLCLLAIGLSPVFASQIAAPLWQHAPHPSQKKTTPSQKRPTPRKGKKPVPDDRVYLVHSDELRYDQFGLVPDAQIVKGKVQFHHQGARMWCDSAYFYQSTNSFRAFGHVRMQQGDTLSLTCDRAYYDGQGQMMEARQNVILKHRGQTLHTDSLNYDRLYNNAYFFEGGTLTDKNQKLVADWGQYNTQTRQASFYYNVKMLDGQRLITTDTLHYDTRTSLAHVTGPSRVTSKASTIDTQDAYFNTHTDQAQLFGRSTVNDQDKTITGDSLYYDDRTGLSHGHGRVVYVDKHNHHTLHCEHMEYNEKTGFGFATGRTLAKDYSQGDTLYVHADSIKLYTLHLNTDTVQRHIHAYHHVRAYRTDLQAVCDSLVITTRDSCLTLYRHPIVWNANRQLTGQRIKVYLQDSLLREARVLGQALSIEQLPDSLHYNQISSRDMYAYFTQGVLRRNDAIANVRTVYYTMDEADSTLIGLNYLETDTLRLYLNPQKKLQKIWTCKFEATLYPMTQIPPTKPKLDNFVWYSAIRPRHKDDLFEWRPYSPSVSTLP comes from the coding sequence ATGAAACACCTCCACCCCATTCATCCGCATCACAGCAGGCATAGAGGCATCCTCGCATCGCTTCTATGCCTGCTTGCCATAGGTCTGTCGCCTGTTTTTGCAAGTCAGATAGCAGCTCCCCTTTGGCAGCACGCCCCGCATCCTTCACAGAAGAAAACCACCCCTTCGCAGAAACGCCCCACCCCCCGAAAAGGGAAAAAGCCCGTGCCAGACGACCGCGTCTACCTCGTCCACTCCGACGAACTCCGTTACGACCAGTTCGGCCTCGTCCCCGACGCCCAGATCGTCAAAGGAAAAGTACAATTCCACCACCAAGGCGCGCGGATGTGGTGCGACAGTGCCTACTTCTACCAGTCGACCAACTCCTTTCGCGCCTTCGGACACGTGCGCATGCAGCAAGGCGATACCCTCTCGCTCACCTGCGACCGCGCCTACTACGACGGACAAGGCCAGATGATGGAAGCCCGGCAGAACGTCATCCTCAAACACCGCGGCCAAACCCTCCACACCGACAGCCTCAACTACGACCGGCTCTACAACAACGCCTACTTCTTCGAAGGCGGAACCCTCACCGACAAAAACCAAAAACTCGTCGCCGATTGGGGGCAATACAACACCCAAACCCGCCAAGCCTCCTTCTACTACAACGTCAAAATGCTCGACGGCCAGCGGCTCATCACCACCGACACCCTCCACTACGACACCCGCACCTCGCTGGCCCACGTCACCGGTCCCTCGAGAGTCACCTCCAAAGCCAGCACCATCGACACCCAAGACGCCTACTTCAACACCCACACCGACCAAGCCCAGCTCTTCGGTCGCTCCACCGTCAACGACCAAGACAAAACCATCACCGGCGACAGCCTCTACTACGACGACCGCACCGGCCTGAGCCACGGTCACGGCCGCGTCGTCTACGTCGACAAGCACAACCACCACACCCTGCACTGCGAGCACATGGAATACAACGAAAAAACCGGCTTCGGCTTCGCCACCGGTCGCACCCTGGCCAAAGACTACTCACAAGGCGACACCCTCTACGTCCACGCCGACTCCATCAAGCTCTACACCCTCCACCTCAACACCGACACCGTTCAGCGTCACATCCACGCCTACCACCACGTCCGCGCCTACCGCACCGACCTACAAGCCGTCTGCGATTCCCTCGTCATCACCACCCGCGACTCCTGCCTCACCCTCTACCGCCACCCCATCGTCTGGAATGCCAACCGCCAACTCACCGGCCAGCGCATCAAAGTCTACCTCCAAGACAGCCTCCTGCGCGAAGCCCGCGTTCTGGGGCAAGCCCTCTCCATCGAGCAGCTCCCCGACAGCCTCCATTACAATCAAATCTCCTCGCGCGACATGTACGCCTACTTCACCCAAGGCGTTCTACGTCGAAACGACGCCATTGCCAACGTCCGCACCGTCTATTACACCATGGACGAAGCCGACAGCACCCTCATCGGCCTCAACTACCTCGAGACCGACACCCTCCGCCTCTACCTCAACCCACAGAAAAAGCTCCAGAAAATCTGGACCTGCAAATTCGAAGCCACCCTCTACCCCATGACCCAAATACCGCCCACCAAGCCCAAACTCGACAACTTCGTCTGGTACTCCGCCATCCGCCCGCGCCACAAAGACGACCTCTTCGAATGGCGCCCCTACTCTCCCTCCGTTTCTACCCTCCCCTAA
- a CDS encoding DUF6261 family protein, whose translation MKELWLPKMVKILSANANRLSGALHVQFQNQVYALVKRENGKKIGVPERLMTEWAEFIELETDAVKQSLKTVELDEMHKIDKERDRVVSNILELIKAQRKSPIEEVAQAAMLLYHSIGNYRGIQSETFDAETGYICSLLKDLEPMTAQLSVLQLSSTVGKLKQLNEAYEKLFLKRQEKLVQLRLPTMKDIRLYTDQIFNAVCRLIEAAYVHSSVEDDQKMIEKLVDHLNAEIKHFKTTQRAINAQQRSARERRAIELRKEWAVALRVYEEKVGLPEGSLHITGKIRNRGKVRTYELLDRRNNRRLYVKMTEDGFVEV comes from the coding sequence ATGAAAGAATTATGGCTTCCCAAAATGGTGAAGATTCTGTCGGCTAATGCTAATAGGCTTAGCGGTGCGTTGCATGTGCAGTTTCAAAATCAGGTTTATGCCTTGGTCAAGCGGGAAAATGGAAAGAAAATCGGAGTGCCTGAACGATTAATGACGGAGTGGGCTGAGTTCATCGAGTTGGAGACCGACGCTGTGAAGCAATCACTCAAAACGGTTGAATTGGATGAGATGCACAAGATCGATAAGGAGCGCGACCGAGTGGTGTCGAACATTCTCGAGCTGATTAAGGCGCAAAGAAAGTCGCCCATCGAGGAAGTGGCCCAAGCGGCGATGTTGCTCTATCATTCTATCGGAAATTACAGAGGAATACAGAGCGAAACATTCGACGCAGAGACGGGCTATATTTGTAGCTTGCTCAAAGACTTGGAGCCAATGACCGCGCAGCTTTCTGTGCTGCAACTTAGTTCAACAGTAGGCAAACTCAAACAGCTGAATGAGGCTTATGAAAAACTCTTCCTAAAACGGCAGGAAAAATTGGTCCAACTGCGTTTGCCCACCATGAAAGACATTCGCCTCTATACAGACCAGATTTTCAATGCTGTTTGCCGACTCATCGAGGCTGCTTATGTGCATAGCTCTGTAGAAGACGACCAAAAAATGATCGAAAAGTTGGTGGACCATCTGAATGCTGAAATTAAACATTTCAAAACGACGCAGCGTGCTATCAATGCGCAGCAACGTAGTGCCCGGGAGCGTCGGGCCATCGAACTGCGCAAGGAATGGGCGGTGGCTCTACGGGTGTATGAAGAAAAAGTGGGATTGCCCGAGGGTTCGCTCCATATCACAGGGAAAATTCGAAATAGGGGGAAGGTTCGCACCTATGAGCTATTGGATCGGAGGAACAACAGGCGGCTCTATGTGAAAATGACAGAGGATGGATTTGTTGAGGTTTAA